The following proteins are co-located in the Nitrospiraceae bacterium genome:
- a CDS encoding DUF4347 domain-containing protein — protein sequence MKHLHGTPVTQEAGKNARTMKPDAQKRRKSRAPQESTPGLTGTCLALEPRILFDGAALATGAEVVQDTTTQDQPGVPDVKSETGTDSTTTDASRSEAIWSSGLSLSTPSDRKEMVFIDTRVENYQMLVDGIDPAAEVILLDARRDGIEQIAESLKDWSDIDAIHLIGEGTEAEMHLGATYLTQNSISGRYSNLFTQIGQSLSADADLLIYGCNFGRGAGGLSAIQALADLTGADIAASTDRTGHVSEFANWELEVSTGFIESSIVIGQATQDAWEGVLATYTVTNTNDSGAGSFRQAILDANANAGTDNIHFNIAGAGVHTISPTSALPTITGVVTIDGYTQTGSSVNTLSTGNDAVLQIELSGISAGSANGLNVGAGSAGSTIKGLIINQFSLSGIQLSSTGNVVVGNWIGLNNTGTADQGNTVDGITISANNNIIGTSAVADRNVISGNDDEGVDVDPGISGAVIQNNYIGTDISGTAAIGNGQVGAGTWGGVLIDGDNNTIGGSNAGEGNLISGNQHWGMLLYGTGNTMLGNQIGTNAGGTAAVGNVGEGILIGSGSHKIGGTTAGEGNLIAYNTSKGVSVTGGTNNSILGNRIHSNTGLGIDLGTSGVTANDAGDGDSGANNLQNFPVLWTADVNSPTQVTIDGTFNSTSSTTFRVEFFKNTVATGEDSSSHGEGEAYLGFTTVTTDGSGNVSFNLTLTASVTAGEYVTATATEDLGGGNYGSTSEFSLNTTAVAENDAPVLTPSSPSLTTITEDETNNSGHLVSAIVGSSITDVDSGAAEGIAITALTSGNGTWEYDIGGGWTAVGAVSDASALLLRSTDRLRFVPDGQNADSATVTYRAWDQTSGTEGTKVDASTNGGTTAFSTATDTATITVTAVNDAPAIITNGGGPTAALTRSENITAVTTVTATDVDVPADTLQYSIIGGADMALFSIGSGTGVLVFNTAPDFEAPGDANTDNVYEVTVQVSDGNGGFDTQAISVTVVDNVGTLTVDTTSDTADGDTSSIAALLADKGFDGFISLREAIIATNNTGNDGSADQINFNIAGAGPHTISPSSALTTLTDVVVIDGYTQAGSSANTLATGNDGVLQIELNGTGAGSANGLTLGSGSAGSTIKGLIINRFSLSGIQLSGANNVVVGNWIGLDNTGAVDQGNAIDGITITANNNTIGSAAAADRNVISGNNDEGVDVDPGISGTVIQGNYIGTNITGIAAVGNGQVGVGDWGGIIVDGSNNTIGGSNAGEGNLISGNNQWGVWIIGTGNRVLGNKIGTDAAGTAALGNVGDGILIFTASNQVGGVNAGEGNLIAHNTNNGVNVNGGANNSILGNQIHSNTGLGIELGSIGVTANDAGDADAGANDLQNFSVLATADVDSPTQVTIDGTFNSTASSSFRVEFFKNTTATGEDPSGHGEGQTYLGFTSVTTDGSGNGSFNLTLNASVTTGEFVTATATEDLEGGNYGSTSEFSLNTTAVAENDAPVLTPSSPTLTTITEDDTGNSGHLVSAIVGSSIADVDTGAVEGIAITGLTSGNGTWEYDIGSGWTAVGAVSDLTALLLRSTDSIRFVPDGQNADSATVTYRAWDQTSGTEGTKVDASTNGGTMAFSTATDTASITVTAVNDAPVLTSASPTLTSITEDQTNNSGDLVSAIVGSSITDVDTGAVEGIAITGLTSGNGTWEYDIGGGWTAVGAVSDATALLLRSTDSLRFVPDGLNADSATVTYRAWDQTSGTEGTKVDASTNGGTTAFSTATDTALITVMAVNDAPVLTPASPTLTTIMEDDTSNSGHLVSAIVGASITDVDTGAVEGITITGLTSGNGTWEYDIGGGLDGGGGGQ from the coding sequence ATGAAACATCTGCATGGCACGCCCGTGACGCAAGAAGCGGGGAAGAATGCCAGGACGATGAAACCTGATGCCCAGAAGAGGCGGAAGTCCCGAGCACCCCAGGAATCCACCCCCGGATTAACCGGAACCTGTCTCGCCTTAGAGCCACGGATCCTATTCGATGGAGCCGCCCTTGCTACGGGAGCGGAAGTCGTTCAAGACACCACCACGCAGGATCAACCGGGTGTTCCCGATGTCAAAAGTGAGACCGGTACGGATTCCACCACCACCGATGCTTCCAGGAGTGAGGCCATCTGGTCTTCCGGTCTTTCCCTCTCAACCCCGTCCGATCGGAAAGAGATGGTCTTCATCGATACGCGGGTTGAAAATTACCAGATGCTTGTGGACGGGATCGATCCGGCCGCGGAAGTGATTCTTCTGGATGCGAGACGGGACGGGATCGAACAAATTGCGGAATCCCTCAAGGACTGGAGCGATATCGACGCCATTCATCTCATCGGGGAAGGCACCGAGGCCGAGATGCATCTCGGTGCCACCTACCTCACACAAAATTCGATCAGTGGCCGCTACTCCAACCTCTTCACACAAATTGGACAGAGTCTGTCTGCCGACGCCGATCTATTGATCTACGGCTGTAACTTCGGGCGTGGAGCAGGCGGCCTTTCCGCTATCCAGGCCTTAGCGGATCTCACGGGAGCGGATATCGCCGCCAGCACGGACCGGACCGGACATGTCAGCGAATTTGCCAATTGGGAGTTAGAGGTCTCCACGGGCTTCATTGAATCTTCGATCGTGATTGGCCAGGCGACCCAGGATGCCTGGGAAGGGGTGTTGGCCACCTATACGGTGACCAACACGAACGATTCGGGTGCCGGATCCTTTCGCCAAGCCATCCTGGATGCCAATGCCAATGCCGGTACCGACAACATTCACTTCAACATCGCCGGTGCGGGCGTGCATACGATTAGTCCGACCTCCGCCTTACCAACCATTACCGGTGTGGTCACGATTGACGGGTACACCCAGACCGGTTCTTCGGTCAATACTCTTTCGACCGGGAACGACGCGGTGTTGCAGATTGAACTTAGTGGCATCAGTGCAGGAAGTGCGAACGGACTCAATGTCGGTGCCGGCTCCGCCGGCAGTACGATTAAGGGTTTGATCATCAATCAATTCAGCCTTAGTGGCATTCAGCTGAGCAGTACGGGCAATGTCGTGGTCGGTAACTGGATCGGGCTCAACAACACCGGCACCGCGGATCAGGGAAACACCGTGGACGGGATCACCATCAGCGCGAATAACAATATCATCGGAACGTCCGCTGTAGCGGACCGCAATGTGATTTCCGGGAACGACGATGAGGGGGTCGATGTGGATCCCGGCATCAGCGGTGCTGTGATTCAGAATAACTATATTGGCACCGACATCAGCGGGACGGCGGCGATCGGGAATGGCCAGGTCGGAGCAGGAACCTGGGGTGGGGTCCTTATTGACGGGGACAACAACACCATCGGTGGGTCAAATGCCGGGGAGGGAAATCTTATTTCCGGTAACCAACATTGGGGAATGTTGCTGTATGGTACGGGAAATACTATGTTGGGAAACCAAATCGGTACCAACGCCGGGGGAACCGCCGCAGTGGGGAACGTTGGCGAGGGCATTCTGATCGGCTCCGGGTCACACAAAATTGGAGGAACGACTGCGGGAGAGGGAAACCTGATCGCCTACAATACCAGTAAGGGTGTCAGCGTCACCGGTGGCACAAACAATTCCATACTCGGGAACCGGATTCATTCCAACACTGGATTGGGTATTGATTTGGGAACCAGCGGTGTCACCGCCAACGACGCAGGGGATGGGGATAGCGGAGCCAACAACCTACAGAATTTTCCGGTGCTGTGGACAGCCGATGTGAATTCGCCTACGCAAGTCACCATTGACGGGACTTTCAACAGTACGTCCAGTACAACCTTTCGAGTTGAATTTTTCAAGAATACCGTTGCAACTGGGGAAGATTCCTCGAGTCACGGGGAAGGTGAGGCCTATTTGGGGTTCACCACAGTGACGACGGATGGGAGTGGCAATGTTAGTTTTAACCTCACTCTGACCGCCTCGGTAACGGCGGGTGAATACGTGACGGCCACCGCCACAGAAGATCTTGGGGGCGGAAACTATGGTTCAACATCGGAATTTTCGCTGAATACCACCGCGGTAGCAGAAAATGATGCGCCGGTGTTGACGCCGTCCAGCCCGTCGTTGACGACCATTACGGAGGATGAGACCAACAACAGCGGCCACCTGGTTTCGGCGATCGTGGGCAGCTCGATCACCGATGTGGACAGCGGGGCGGCCGAAGGCATCGCCATCACGGCCCTGACCAGTGGCAACGGGACGTGGGAGTACGACATCGGGGGCGGCTGGACGGCGGTGGGGGCGGTCAGTGATGCCAGTGCGCTCCTCCTGCGTAGCACCGACCGCCTGCGCTTTGTGCCGGACGGGCAGAATGCCGACAGTGCGACGGTGACCTACCGGGCGTGGGATCAGACGAGCGGGACGGAAGGGACGAAGGTGGATGCCTCGACCAATGGCGGGACGACGGCCTTCTCGACGGCGACGGATACGGCGACGATTACGGTGACGGCGGTCAACGATGCCCCGGCTATCATCACTAACGGAGGGGGGCCCACTGCCGCCCTTACCCGGAGTGAAAATATTACTGCTGTGACGACAGTGACGGCCACAGATGTAGATGTACCGGCAGACACGCTGCAATATAGCATCATTGGTGGAGCGGACATGGCTCTGTTTTCTATCGGGAGTGGCACTGGCGTCCTTGTCTTTAATACCGCTCCGGACTTCGAGGCGCCCGGGGATGCCAACACGGACAATGTGTATGAAGTGACCGTGCAGGTCAGTGACGGGAACGGTGGATTCGACACGCAAGCCATCTCCGTTACCGTGGTCGATAACGTAGGCACTTTGACAGTCGATACGACCTCCGATACGGCCGATGGGGATACCTCCTCGATCGCAGCCTTGCTGGCGGATAAGGGGTTTGATGGGTTTATTTCTCTTCGAGAAGCCATTATTGCCACCAACAACACGGGTAATGATGGTTCGGCGGATCAAATCAATTTCAACATTGCGGGGGCCGGCCCGCATACGATCAGTCCGTCCTCAGCTTTAACCACCCTTACCGATGTCGTGGTGATTGACGGGTACACGCAGGCTGGTTCATCGGCCAATACGCTTGCGACTGGAAATGATGGAGTCTTGCAAATCGAACTGAATGGCACTGGTGCGGGTAGTGCAAACGGACTGACTCTTGGCTCGGGGAGCGCCGGCAGTACGATCAAGGGTTTGATTATCAATCGCTTCAGCCTCAGCGGTATTCAACTCAGTGGTGCCAACAATGTTGTGGTGGGCAACTGGATCGGTTTGGATAATACCGGGGCGGTTGACCAGGGGAACGCCATAGATGGTATTACGATCACCGCGAATAATAATACCATTGGCAGTGCCGCTGCTGCAGACCGCAATGTTATCTCCGGCAACAATGACGAGGGTGTTGATGTTGATCCTGGCATTTCCGGGACAGTCATTCAGGGAAACTATATCGGCACCAATATTACCGGCATTGCTGCCGTCGGCAATGGACAGGTCGGTGTGGGGGACTGGGGAGGAATCATTGTAGACGGGAGTAACAACACGATTGGAGGCTCAAATGCGGGAGAGGGAAACCTCATCTCCGGCAATAATCAATGGGGAGTGTGGATTATCGGGACGGGAAATCGTGTGCTGGGCAACAAAATCGGTACCGATGCCGCGGGAACCGCCGCCTTGGGAAACGTCGGCGATGGCATTCTGATATTCACCGCGAGTAACCAGGTTGGGGGTGTGAATGCCGGGGAAGGCAATCTGATCGCACATAACACCAATAATGGTGTGAACGTCAACGGAGGGGCGAACAATAGTATCCTTGGTAACCAGATTCATTCAAATACCGGTTTGGGCATTGAGTTAGGAAGTATCGGAGTTACCGCCAACGACGCCGGTGATGCCGATGCGGGGGCCAACGATCTGCAGAATTTTTCTGTGCTGGCTACCGCCGATGTAGATTCGCCGACCCAGGTAACTATAGACGGGACCTTCAATAGCACGGCCAGTTCCTCGTTCCGGGTTGAGTTTTTCAAGAATACCACTGCGACCGGCGAAGATCCTTCCGGTCACGGAGAAGGCCAAACCTATCTTGGTTTTACGAGCGTTACGACGGATGGAAGCGGCAATGGGAGTTTTAATCTCACTCTGAACGCTTCGGTAACAACAGGTGAGTTTGTGACGGCCACCGCCACAGAAGATTTGGAAGGCGGTAACTATGGTTCAACCTCGGAATTTTCGCTTAACACGACTGCGGTTGCGGAAAACGATGCGCCGGTGCTGACACCGTCGAGTCCCACGCTCACGACCATCACGGAGGATGACACGGGCAATAGCGGCCATTTGGTGTCGGCGATCGTGGGGAGTTCGATTGCCGATGTGGACACGGGGGCGGTCGAAGGCATCGCCATTACCGGCCTGACGAGTGGCAACGGGACGTGGGAGTACGACATCGGGAGCGGCTGGACGGCGGTGGGGGCGGTCAGTGATCTGACGGCCCTGCTCTTGCGCAGCACGGACAGCATCCGGTTTGTCCCGGACGGGCAGAATGCGGACAGTGCGACGGTGACGTACCGGGCGTGGGATCAGACCAGCGGGACGGAAGGGACGAAGGTGGATGCGAGTACGAACGGGGGGACGATGGCCTTCTCGACCGCGACGGATACGGCCAGTATCACGGTGACGGCGGTGAACGATGCGCCGGTGCTGACGTCGGCGAGTCCCACGCTCACGTCCATCACCGAAGATCAGACCAATAACAGTGGTGACCTGGTGTCGGCGATCGTGGGGAGTTCGATTACCGATGTGGACACGGGGGCGGTCGAAGGCATCGCGATCACGGGCCTCACCAGTGGCAACGGCACGTGGGAGTATGACATCGGGGGTGGGTGGACGGCGGTGGGGGCGGTCAGTGATGCGACGGCCTTGCTCTTGCGCAGCACCGATAGTCTGCGGTTTGTCCCGGACGGCTTAAATGCGGACAGTGCGACGGTGACCTACCGAGCGTGGGATCAGACCAGCGGGACAGAAGGCACAAAGGTGGATGCCTCGACCAATGGCGGCACCACCGCGTTTAGTACCGCGACGGATACGGCCTTGATCACGGTGATGGCGGTCAACGATGCCCCGGTGCTGACGCCAGCCAGTCCCACGCTCACGACCATCATGGAGGATGACACGAGCAATAGCGGCCATCTGGTGTCGGCGATCGTGGGGGCGAGTATCACGGATGTGGACACGGGGGCGGTGGAGGGCATCACCATCACGGGCCTCACGAGTGGCAACGGGACGTGGGAGTATGACATCGGGGGGGGGCTGGACGGCGGCGGGGGCGGTCAGTGA
- a CDS encoding AAA family ATPase → MEIQKTVQALQRLKGQETILHAAGVDTADTSKAPSPCHVIGFAGAKGGVGTTTVALNVAMTLVHGGHRVIFVELSPHLGTAAWLLHMPPQSPLRHTSTTVTDMNEAVVSQLLMQHSTGLQVLCVSTWDQEVGAQISTEFLTVLFRELKGLADYLILDFPLELSFPSMCFLGQCQILDLVMESDAIGMNLAKNQLAFIRSHCEAPVFVTLVNRSGIPLADGLQGIQKEVGYDIPVVIPTAPELCYTAGLKKLPIVCFNPESVLAIQFAKLSEHLLGYFSGDGPDPKRDRRGRDRRKGNRRDRGVW, encoded by the coding sequence ATGGAGATTCAAAAAACCGTACAAGCGCTTCAGCGATTGAAAGGACAGGAAACTATCCTACACGCGGCCGGCGTCGATACGGCCGATACAAGCAAGGCCCCATCACCCTGCCATGTCATTGGCTTTGCCGGTGCCAAGGGAGGAGTCGGAACGACCACGGTGGCACTCAATGTCGCCATGACCCTTGTTCATGGAGGCCATCGCGTCATTTTTGTCGAGCTGAGCCCCCATTTAGGAACTGCCGCATGGCTCCTTCACATGCCACCCCAATCGCCTTTGCGCCATACATCGACAACGGTAACAGACATGAATGAAGCGGTTGTGAGCCAACTGCTCATGCAACATTCGACAGGACTGCAAGTCCTCTGTGTATCCACCTGGGATCAAGAAGTGGGGGCTCAAATCTCCACGGAATTCCTGACAGTGTTATTCCGGGAACTCAAAGGACTCGCAGACTATCTGATACTTGATTTTCCTTTGGAACTCTCTTTTCCATCCATGTGTTTTCTCGGTCAATGTCAGATCCTTGATCTTGTGATGGAGAGCGATGCCATTGGGATGAATTTAGCGAAAAACCAATTAGCGTTTATCCGAAGCCACTGCGAAGCTCCCGTGTTTGTCACTCTTGTGAATCGCTCGGGTATTCCATTAGCTGACGGGCTGCAGGGTATCCAGAAAGAAGTCGGCTATGACATCCCTGTCGTTATTCCCACGGCCCCGGAGTTATGTTATACCGCCGGCCTGAAAAAATTGCCGATCGTCTGCTTCAACCCCGAAAGCGTCCTTGCCATACAGTTTGCCAAATTGAGCGAACATCTGCTCGGCTACTTTTCCGGAGACGGTCCGGATCCCAAACGAGACCGACGTGGCCGGGACCGCCGGAAAGGCAACCGTCGCGACCGTGGTGTCTGGTAA